A part of Camelus bactrianus isolate YW-2024 breed Bactrian camel chromosome 7, ASM4877302v1, whole genome shotgun sequence genomic DNA contains:
- the BPGM gene encoding bisphosphoglycerate mutase: MSKYKLIMLRHGEGAWNKENRFCSWVDQKLNNDGLEEARNCGKQLKALNFEFDLVFTSILNRSIHTAWLILEELGQEWVPVESSWRLNERHYGALIGLNREQMALNHGEEQVRLWRRSYNVTPPPIDETHPYYHEIYNDRRYKVCDVPVDRLPRAESLKDVLERLLPYWNERIAPEVLSGKTILISAHGNSSRALLKHLEGISDEDIINITLPTGVPILLELDANLHAVGPHQFLGDQEAIQAAIKKVDDQGKVKRADK; the protein is encoded by the exons ATGTCCAAGTACAAACTGATTATGTTAAGGCACGGAGAGGGTGCTTGGAATAAAGAGAATCGTTTCTGTAGCTGGGTGGATCAGAAACTCAACAATGATGGATTGGAGGAAGCTCGGAACTGTGGGAAGCAACTCAAAGCGCTGAACTTCGAGTTTGATCTTGTATTCACATCCATCCTTAATCGCTCCATCCACACAGCCTGGCTGATCCTGGAAGAGCTGGGGCAGGAGTGGGTTCCTGTAGAAAGCTCCTGGCGTCTAAATGAGCGTCACTACGGAGCCCTGATCGGTCTCAACAGGGAGCAGATGGCTTTGAATCACGGCGAGGAACaagtgaggctgtggagaagaaGCTATAACGTGACCCCGCCGCCCATTGACGAGACCCATCCTTACTACCACGAGATCTACAATGACCGGAGGTATAAAGTGTGCGATGTGCCTGTGGATCGACTGCCCCGAGCCGAAAGCTTAAAGGATGTGCTGGAGAGACTCCTTCCCTATTGGAATGAAAGGATTGCTCCTGAAGTGTTAAGTGGTAAAACCATTCTGATATCTGCACATGGGAATAGCAGCAGGGCACTCCTGAAACATCTGGAAG GTATCTCAGATGAAGACATTATCAACATTACTCTTCCTACTGGAGTCCCCATTCTCCTGGAACTGGACGCGAACCTGCATGCTGTTGGGCCTCACCAGTTCCTGGGTGACCAAGAAGCTATCCAGGCAGCCATTAAGAAAGTAGACGATCAAGGAAAAGTAAAACGAGCTGACAAATAA